The uncultured Dysgonomonas sp. genome contains the following window.
TGCAAGCTGCTTTTTTCATCGTTAATTATATATTAGTTACGAGTTTTTAGTTTAGTGGTATTTTATTGTTAACAGGCCTTTAAAACCATTTTTGTTTTCTCATCCACAGATAGGTACACAAGGCAACCAAAGCCAAAGCTATCCATGAAAAGAAATAACCGTACTCCCACTCTATCTCTGGCATAAACTTAAAATTCATACCCCATACGCCGACCATAAAGGTGAGAGGAATAAATATAGTAGACACAAACGTCAGACGCTTTATTATTTCATTCATCTTCAGATTGTTATTATTATAATATAAATCCAGCAACGAGGTCAGCGATTCATGGAATGAAGCCAGGTCGCCCAATGTCGTACGCATACGGTCGTCAAAGTCATTGAAGTAGACGATATTCTCTTCTTTTATCAATTTATTAGTATTATGCAGCAGGTTGCTATATTCTTCCCTGAGTGCTATCACCGTACGCTTGATATGCATATAATTGACCCTGCACCGATGCATAAACTGGAGGATATCCACAGAATCCCTCCGCATTATCAGTTGGTCTTCGATGTCAGCCAGTTTATCCTCTACTGTCATCAGTGTGTTGATATTGGATAAGTTTACGGCATTCAGAAGGATATAAAGCAAAAAGTCCGTACTCTTCTGGCGTAT
Protein-coding sequences here:
- a CDS encoding magnesium and cobalt transport protein CorA, translating into MSKRTPKRLKNKLPRNNYLLTKPAYLGDKDIPMSVELLQYDSMRMEVKNIPQQASLKSSVDNSKVNWFRVQGISDAAEVNRICREFDLHGFDVKDLLADQRVVKIVAYDKVTFILMSSFYLESDTSNIDDMQIAFIFGENFIISFQEALVPIFEEVKQDIEENNGMIRQKSTDFLLYILLNAVNLSNINTLMTVEDKLADIEDQLIMRRDSVDILQFMHRCRVNYMHIKRTVIALREEYSNLLHNTNKLIKEENIVYFNDFDDRMRTTLGDLASFHESLTSLLDLYYNNNNLKMNEIIKRLTFVSTIFIPLTFMVGVWGMNFKFMPEIEWEYGYFFSWIALALVALCTYLWMRKQKWF